In Sphingomonas sp. G-3-2-10, a single window of DNA contains:
- a CDS encoding autorepressor SdpR family transcription factor, whose translation MSQVFKALSDPTRRRVLQLLRKGPMSAGDLSDQFDVSKPTMSAHFAVLKEADLVHAEKAGKSVIYHLKLSVLEEALLGFVESFGIGGAETPESKEGTAQ comes from the coding sequence ATGAGCCAGGTATTCAAGGCACTTTCGGATCCGACCCGCCGGCGCGTGCTGCAGCTTCTGCGCAAGGGGCCGATGAGCGCGGGGGATCTCAGCGACCAGTTCGATGTCTCCAAACCGACCATGTCGGCGCACTTCGCGGTGCTGAAGGAAGCCGATCTGGTTCATGCCGAGAAGGCCGGGAAGTCCGTCATCTATCACCTGAAACTCTCGGTGCTCGAAGAGGCGCTGCTGGGTTTCGTCGAATCATTCGGCATCGGCGGCGCGGAGACGCCGGAGTCCAAGGAGGGAACCGCACAATGA